One genomic region from Carettochelys insculpta isolate YL-2023 chromosome 4, ASM3395843v1, whole genome shotgun sequence encodes:
- the LEPROTL1 gene encoding leptin receptor overlapping transcript-like 1, which produces MAGIKALISLSFGGAIGLMFLMLGCALPQYNSQYWPLFVLFFYILSPIPYCIARRLVDDTDATSNACKELAIFLTTGIVVSAFGLPIVFARAQLILWGACALVLTGNTVIFATILGFFLVFGSNDDFSWQQW; this is translated from the exons aTGGCCGGGATCAAAG CTTTGATTAGTCTGTCCTTCGGAGGAGCAATTGGATTAATGTTCCTGATGCTTGGGTGTGCCCTGCCACAGTACAACAG ccaatACTGGCCactgtttgttctgtttttttacaTCCTTTCTCCTATTCCATACTGCATAGCAAGAAGATTAGTAGATGACACAGATGCTACAAGTAATGCCTGCAAGGAACTAGCAATATTTCTTACAACCGGAATTGTCGTCTCTGCGTTTGGGCTACCTATAGTATTTGCCAGAGCACAACTG ATTCTGTGGGGAGCATGCGCACTTGTCCTCACAGGGAATACCGTCATCTTTGCTACTATCCTAGGATTTTTTTTGGTCTTTGGCAGCAATGACGACTTCAGTTGGCAGCAGTGGTGA